Proteins co-encoded in one Bradyrhizobium sp. 170 genomic window:
- a CDS encoding cold-shock protein, with amino-acid sequence MAMTGIVKFFNGERGYGFIKPDDGGRDVFVHITAVERAGLKDLTEGQRITFEVEPDKKGKGPKAVNLVISS; translated from the coding sequence ATGGCCATGACTGGAATAGTCAAGTTCTTCAACGGAGAACGCGGCTACGGCTTCATCAAGCCCGATGATGGCGGCCGCGATGTGTTCGTGCACATCACCGCCGTCGAGCGGGCCGGATTGAAGGATTTGACAGAAGGACAGCGCATTACGTTCGAGGTCGAACCGGACAAGAAGGGCAAGGGCCCCAAGGCAGTCAACCTGGTGATTTCATCGTAA
- a CDS encoding calcium-binding protein yields MSVIAAAYSSYTTWSISQAGTADAGTKDGTASTLGGTSSSAAGASATTVSISYRAKLLLARASAEQSVVDQLQAQVNAFRTSGTNDGLSGGIDLFQIISGAGNDSIKVQANNATIDAGAGNDVIDTYAHANIVAGEGDDVVSTYRHSTVDGGAGNDRISTYAHATVTGGDGDDHISTYDYSSVSGGDGNDRIETDANSTLDGGAGDDVLSANANSSLSGGAGNDMLNAGDNSTLDGGAGDDVLSAYAYSSLDGGAGNDKLSAYHNATLDGGSGDDILSAGHQSTLRGGDGNDSLNAYDQANLSGGAGNDRIDAYDNAVVDAGTGNDTVTTYSHATVSAGDGDDYVRTNDYSVVDGGAGNDTIQVGESSTVTGGAGNDHIWVTGDNSTINFAKGDGHDVVRVDNGSDSVDLSISGYSLNDVIVTQQYGRTTVNFKGSNDSLVFNGSARLSFADHTSVDIRA; encoded by the coding sequence ATGAGTGTGATTGCCGCTGCCTATTCATCGTACACTACTTGGTCGATTTCGCAGGCCGGTACTGCGGATGCAGGCACCAAGGACGGCACGGCAAGTACGCTAGGCGGGACTTCGTCCTCGGCGGCCGGTGCATCGGCCACAACGGTCAGCATCTCGTACCGCGCCAAGCTGTTGCTGGCGCGGGCGTCGGCAGAACAATCCGTCGTCGATCAGCTTCAGGCACAGGTCAATGCCTTTCGCACCAGTGGTACCAACGACGGGTTGTCGGGCGGCATCGATCTGTTCCAGATTATTAGCGGAGCCGGTAACGACAGCATCAAGGTTCAGGCCAACAACGCCACGATCGATGCCGGCGCGGGCAACGATGTGATCGATACCTATGCCCACGCCAATATCGTCGCTGGCGAGGGTGACGATGTCGTCAGCACCTATCGTCATTCGACCGTGGATGGCGGCGCCGGCAATGATCGGATCAGTACGTACGCGCATGCAACGGTCACAGGCGGTGACGGCGATGATCATATCAGCACCTACGATTATTCCAGCGTTTCAGGTGGAGATGGAAACGACAGGATCGAGACCGACGCCAATTCCACCCTTGATGGCGGCGCCGGCGACGACGTTCTCAGCGCCAATGCCAACTCAAGCCTCAGTGGCGGTGCGGGCAACGACATGCTCAACGCCGGCGACAATTCCACCCTTGACGGCGGCGCTGGCGACGACGTTCTCAGCGCCTATGCCTATTCAAGCCTCGATGGCGGTGCGGGCAACGACAAGCTTAGCGCCTACCACAACGCCACGCTTGATGGAGGCTCGGGTGACGACATTCTCAGCGCCGGTCATCAGTCTACCTTGCGCGGCGGTGACGGCAATGACAGCCTCAACGCCTACGATCAGGCCAACCTGAGCGGCGGCGCGGGTAATGATCGGATCGACGCCTATGACAATGCGGTTGTCGACGCCGGTACTGGCAACGACACCGTCACCACCTACTCACATGCAACCGTGTCGGCCGGCGACGGCGATGACTATGTGCGGACCAATGATTATTCCGTCGTCGATGGTGGCGCTGGCAATGATACGATCCAGGTCGGCGAATCGTCGACGGTGACGGGCGGCGCCGGTAACGATCACATCTGGGTAACGGGAGATAATTCCACGATCAATTTTGCCAAGGGTGATGGCCACGATGTCGTTCGGGTCGACAACGGCAGCGACAGCGTCGATCTCTCGATCAGCGGTTATTCGCTGAATGATGTTATCGTCACCCAGCAGTACGGCAGGACCACTGTAAACTTCAAGGGCTCGAACGATTCCCTTGTTTTCAATGGATCGGCACGACTGAGCTTCGCCGATCACACCAGCGTGGATATTCGTGCCTGA
- a CDS encoding MarR family transcriptional regulator, whose translation MTDINFSRGPADPDSQGAAGTSPAPRAGEMRWDIIELLFFAYRDFVGDADHELEAFGFGRAHHRVMHFVYRYPGLKVADLLDVLRITKQSLGRVLKQLLDEGYIVQKTGNNDRRQRLLYATPKGEALVAKLAGLQTDRITRALRDINPEGVAVISQFLRAMIDRDDPDKVLEAIFGTGSKKPRE comes from the coding sequence ATGACTGACATAAATTTCTCAAGGGGCCCGGCCGACCCCGATTCGCAGGGAGCCGCCGGCACGTCCCCTGCTCCGCGGGCCGGTGAAATGCGCTGGGACATCATCGAACTGTTGTTCTTCGCCTACCGCGACTTCGTGGGCGACGCCGACCATGAACTCGAGGCTTTCGGGTTCGGCCGCGCCCACCACCGGGTGATGCATTTCGTCTACCGCTATCCCGGCCTCAAGGTCGCCGACCTGCTGGACGTATTGCGGATCACCAAGCAGTCGCTTGGCCGGGTGCTCAAGCAATTGCTGGACGAGGGCTACATCGTTCAGAAGACCGGCAATAACGACCGCCGGCAGCGCCTTCTTTACGCCACCCCCAAGGGCGAAGCCTTGGTGGCAAAGCTTGCGGGGCTGCAGACCGACCGCATCACCCGCGCGCTCCGGGACATCAATCCCGAAGGCGTCGCTGTTATCAGCCAGTTCCTGCGCGCGATGATCGATCGCGACGACCCCGACAAGGTGTTAGAGGCGATCTTCGGGACCGGCAGCAAGAAGCCAAGGGAGTGA
- a CDS encoding branched-chain amino acid aminotransferase codes for MSLKFEIQHAANPTPENERTAKLADPGFGRIFTDHMAIVRYNQAQGWHGARVESRANFPLDPAAAVLHYAQEIFEGLKAYKRDNGVNLFRPDANARRFRNSAERMAMAPLPEDVFIEAVEQLVRIDSAWIPGGEGSLYLRPFMIASEVFLGVKPSAEYIFAVIASPVGSYFKGGPAPVSIWVSENYTRAAIGGTGAVKCGGNYAASLRAQAEAIEHGCDQVVFLDAVERRYIEELGGMNVFFVFDDGSLLTPPLGTILPGITRDSIIALAKDSGTRVREEAYTIDQWRADAASGKLKEAFACGTAAVISPIGKVCSAGGEFLISGGAAGPVAMGLRNKLVDIQYGRAEDPHDWIRKVL; via the coding sequence ATGAGTTTGAAATTCGAAATCCAGCATGCGGCGAATCCGACTCCCGAGAACGAGCGCACGGCAAAGCTCGCCGACCCGGGCTTCGGCCGGATTTTCACCGATCACATGGCGATCGTTCGCTACAATCAGGCGCAGGGCTGGCATGGCGCGCGGGTCGAATCCCGCGCGAATTTCCCGCTCGATCCGGCTGCCGCCGTGCTGCATTACGCGCAGGAGATTTTCGAAGGCCTCAAGGCATACAAGCGCGACAACGGCGTGAACCTGTTCCGCCCCGACGCTAACGCCCGGCGCTTCAGGAACTCGGCGGAGCGTATGGCCATGGCGCCGCTGCCCGAGGACGTGTTCATCGAGGCGGTCGAGCAGCTCGTGCGCATCGACAGCGCCTGGATCCCGGGCGGCGAGGGCAGTCTCTACTTGCGCCCCTTCATGATCGCGAGCGAGGTCTTCCTCGGCGTGAAGCCGTCAGCGGAATACATCTTCGCCGTCATCGCTTCGCCGGTCGGCTCCTATTTCAAGGGCGGACCTGCGCCGGTGTCGATCTGGGTGTCGGAGAACTACACGCGCGCCGCGATCGGCGGCACCGGCGCCGTCAAGTGCGGCGGCAATTATGCGGCGAGCCTGCGCGCGCAGGCCGAGGCCATCGAGCACGGCTGCGATCAGGTGGTTTTCCTCGATGCGGTCGAGCGCCGCTACATCGAGGAACTCGGCGGCATGAACGTCTTCTTCGTGTTCGACGACGGTTCGCTGCTGACGCCGCCGCTCGGCACGATCCTGCCGGGCATCACCCGCGATTCGATCATCGCGCTCGCAAAGGATTCCGGCACCCGCGTGCGCGAGGAGGCCTACACGATCGATCAGTGGCGCGCGGATGCCGCCAGCGGAAAGCTGAAAGAGGCCTTTGCCTGCGGCACGGCGGCCGTCATCTCGCCGATCGGCAAGGTGTGCTCCGCGGGCGGCGAGTTTCTGATCTCTGGCGGCGCGGCCGGCCCGGTCGCCATGGGCCTGCGCAACAAGCTGGTCGACATCCAGTACGGTCGCGCTGAAGACCCGCACGACTGGATCAGAAAGGTCCTGTGA
- a CDS encoding outer membrane protein: MGRFVWGALALIAAGWATSARAADLYGAPNTIKQSLLRPDSWAGPYLGVNLGYAWGSVANNPTKPSGFVGGVQAGYNWQNGAWVFGVEGDIQATGAEETFAPWKFSNPWFGTVRGRAGFALNNVLFFGTGGLAFGELRATTFGLSESHTNAGWTLGAGAEMAFAPNWSAKVEYLYVDLANSNFVITGASNGYRFGLIRAGLNYRF; this comes from the coding sequence ATGGGCAGGTTTGTGTGGGGCGCGCTGGCGCTGATCGCTGCAGGCTGGGCCACGTCCGCGCGGGCGGCCGACCTCTACGGCGCCCCCAATACTATCAAGCAGTCGCTGCTCCGTCCCGATAGCTGGGCCGGTCCCTATCTCGGCGTCAACCTCGGCTATGCCTGGGGTTCGGTCGCAAACAATCCGACCAAGCCGTCCGGTTTCGTGGGTGGTGTCCAGGCCGGCTACAATTGGCAGAACGGCGCCTGGGTGTTCGGTGTCGAAGGCGACATCCAGGCGACTGGCGCCGAAGAAACCTTCGCACCGTGGAAATTTTCCAACCCCTGGTTCGGCACGGTTCGCGGCCGCGCCGGTTTCGCGCTCAACAATGTCCTGTTCTTCGGCACGGGCGGTCTCGCTTTCGGCGAGCTGCGCGCCACAACCTTCGGCCTGTCGGAATCCCATACCAATGCGGGCTGGACGCTTGGCGCCGGCGCCGAAATGGCCTTCGCCCCGAACTGGAGCGCCAAGGTCGAATATCTCTATGTCGATCTGGCCAACAGCAACTTCGTCATTACAGGCGCGTCGAACGGCTACCGGTTCGGCCTGATCCGGGCCGGCTTGAACTATCGCTTCTAA
- a CDS encoding ATP-binding protein, giving the protein MSTLDTGLTFIRNASQRVSRANGWMGNAFKSWMPTGLYARALLIMIVPMVILQTVVAFVFMERHWNTVTRRLSASVVRDIASLIDVYKFYPQDKERAQLRLVGQRLQLVVDFLPVGDMPQPGPKPFFSLLDQTLSSQIGRQIRRPFWIDTVGRSNLVEIRIQLDDAVMRVFAERSAAYASNSEIFIFWMLGTSSILLIVAVLFLRNQIRPILRLAEAAESFGKGREAPDFRPRGAREVRQAAQAFLEMKARVERSIEQRTAMLAGVSHDLRTILTRFKLELALIGDSPEVDGMRKDVDEMAGMLEAYLSFARGDSGEIAQPTDMAKALEELRSDAERNGHIATVTFHGLPVVTVKPASFKRCIANLVSNAARHAKTVAITGHRDHRYLTVTVDDDGPGIPANMREEVFKPFLRLDDARNQDEGGTGLGLAIARDIARSHGGDITLGDSPMGGLRAAVRVPV; this is encoded by the coding sequence ATGAGTACGCTCGACACCGGCCTGACGTTCATCCGCAACGCGTCGCAACGCGTCTCCAGGGCCAATGGCTGGATGGGGAACGCGTTCAAGAGCTGGATGCCGACCGGCCTCTATGCCCGCGCGCTCCTGATCATGATCGTGCCGATGGTGATCCTGCAGACGGTCGTGGCGTTCGTGTTCATGGAGCGGCACTGGAATACGGTGACGCGGCGCCTGTCGGCATCCGTGGTGCGGGACATTGCCAGCCTGATCGACGTCTACAAGTTCTATCCGCAGGACAAGGAGCGCGCGCAATTGCGCCTCGTCGGGCAGCGGCTGCAGCTCGTGGTCGATTTTCTCCCGGTCGGCGACATGCCGCAGCCGGGGCCGAAGCCGTTCTTCTCGCTGCTCGACCAGACCCTGTCGTCGCAGATCGGCCGCCAGATCCGCCGCCCGTTCTGGATCGATACCGTCGGCAGGTCCAATCTGGTTGAAATACGCATCCAGCTCGATGACGCCGTGATGCGCGTGTTCGCGGAGCGAAGCGCGGCCTACGCCTCGAATTCGGAGATCTTCATCTTCTGGATGCTGGGCACCTCCTCGATCCTTCTGATCGTCGCGGTATTGTTCCTGCGCAACCAGATCAGGCCGATCCTGCGGCTGGCCGAGGCCGCCGAAAGCTTCGGCAAAGGGCGCGAGGCGCCAGACTTCCGTCCCCGCGGCGCACGGGAAGTGCGGCAGGCGGCGCAGGCGTTCCTGGAAATGAAGGCGCGCGTCGAGCGCTCGATCGAGCAGCGCACCGCGATGCTGGCCGGCGTCAGCCACGATCTGCGCACCATCCTGACTCGCTTCAAGCTCGAACTCGCATTGATCGGCGACAGCCCCGAAGTCGACGGCATGCGCAAGGATGTCGACGAAATGGCCGGCATGCTGGAGGCCTATCTCTCCTTTGCGCGCGGCGACAGCGGCGAGATCGCGCAGCCGACCGACATGGCGAAGGCGCTGGAAGAGTTGCGCAGCGACGCCGAGCGCAACGGCCATATCGCGACGGTGACGTTCCACGGCCTGCCCGTGGTGACGGTGAAGCCAGCCTCGTTCAAGCGCTGCATCGCCAACCTCGTCTCCAACGCGGCCCGCCACGCCAAGACGGTCGCCATCACCGGCCATCGCGATCACCGCTATCTGACGGTGACGGTCGACGACGACGGCCCGGGCATTCCCGCCAATATGCGCGAGGAAGTGTTCAAGCCGTTCCTGCGGCTCGACGATGCCCGCAACCAGGACGAAGGCGGCACGGGCTTAGGCCTCGCCATCGCCCGCGACATCGCCCGCTCGCATGGCGGCGACATCACGCTCGGCGACAGCCCGATGGGCGGATTGAGGGCGGCAGTAAGGGTGCCGGTGTAG
- a CDS encoding response regulator transcription factor, whose translation MADDAPHLLLVDDDRRIRDLLSRFLSGEGYRVTTASSANDARAKLLGLHFDLLILDVMMPGETGFDLARFIRASSSVPIIMLTARHEAEARIEGLQIGADDYVAKPFEPRELVLRIGNILKRSAPPPVEALEQIAFGPYVYHLDRGELRQGEEIIHLTDREREMLRILAASPGETVPRAALTGGGTVNERAVDVQINRLRRKIERDPANPLFLQAVRGIGYRLVASP comes from the coding sequence ATGGCCGACGACGCCCCGCATCTGCTGCTGGTCGACGACGACCGCCGTATCCGCGATCTTTTGTCGCGGTTTCTGTCCGGCGAGGGTTATCGCGTCACGACCGCGTCGAGCGCGAACGACGCCCGCGCCAAACTGCTCGGCCTGCATTTCGATCTGTTGATCCTCGACGTCATGATGCCCGGCGAAACCGGCTTCGATCTGGCGCGGTTCATTCGCGCCTCGTCCTCGGTGCCGATTATCATGCTGACGGCGCGCCATGAGGCGGAGGCGCGGATCGAGGGCCTCCAGATCGGCGCCGACGATTACGTCGCCAAGCCGTTCGAGCCGCGCGAACTGGTCTTGCGGATCGGCAATATCCTCAAGCGCTCCGCGCCGCCGCCGGTGGAAGCGCTGGAGCAGATCGCGTTCGGCCCTTACGTCTATCATCTCGACCGCGGCGAACTGCGCCAGGGCGAGGAGATCATCCACCTGACCGACCGCGAGCGCGAAATGCTGCGCATTCTGGCCGCCAGCCCCGGCGAAACCGTGCCGCGCGCGGCGCTGACCGGTGGCGGCACGGTGAACGAGCGCGCGGTCGACGTGCAGATCAACCGCCTGCGGCGCAAGATCGAGCGCGATCCCGCCAATCCGCTGTTCCTGCAGGCGGTGCGCGGCATCGGCTATCGCCTGGTCGCGTCGCCCTGA
- a CDS encoding DUF3617 family protein, which translates to MRRLLLVSCSAVGLLVLLPVSGAIAVELPVRKAGLWEMKVLSGGTVPEMTMQQCTDETTDKDMATAMSPVAKEICSKQDIQKTATGYVTDSVCGIAGMSIKSKAEITGDFNSAYTVKTTSRSEGGPAGGAARDSNSTIEAKWVGACKADQKPGDIMMPGGMKMNIKDMEKLKSMIPKQPGK; encoded by the coding sequence ATGAGACGACTGCTTCTTGTGTCTTGTTCGGCCGTTGGACTGCTTGTCCTGTTGCCGGTGAGTGGCGCGATCGCCGTGGAGTTGCCGGTGCGCAAGGCCGGACTATGGGAGATGAAGGTGCTGAGCGGCGGGACAGTGCCCGAGATGACCATGCAGCAATGCACGGACGAGACCACGGACAAGGACATGGCCACCGCAATGTCCCCCGTGGCCAAGGAGATCTGCTCCAAGCAGGACATTCAGAAGACGGCGACCGGCTATGTCACCGATTCCGTTTGCGGCATCGCCGGCATGTCGATCAAATCAAAGGCCGAGATCACCGGCGACTTCAACTCCGCCTACACCGTGAAAACGACCTCGCGCAGCGAGGGGGGCCCGGCCGGTGGGGCGGCGCGCGATAGCAACAGCACGATAGAGGCCAAATGGGTCGGCGCCTGCAAGGCCGATCAGAAGCCCGGCGACATCATGATGCCCGGCGGCATGAAGATGAACATCAAGGACATGGAAAAGCTGAAGTCCATGATCCCGAAGCAGCCGGGGAAGTAG
- a CDS encoding branched-chain amino acid aminotransferase: protein MGVSFDKIDGVIWYDGKLVPWADANVHILTHGLHYASCVFEGERAYGGRVFKSTAHSERLKNSANILDFEIPYSVAEIDAAKQLVIDKNSLPDAYLRPIAWRGSEMMGVSAPTNTIHLAIAAWDWPSYFDPAEKLKGIRIGMAEYRRPDPATIPAMAKASGLYMICTISKHKAERAGYADAMMLDWQGRVAECTGANIFFIQDGKIHTPTADCFLAGITRATAIDLARRRGIEVIERRIMPEELDGFTECFITGTAAEVTPVSEIADWKFTPGKISEQLMADYTAEVQPKDKAAAA from the coding sequence ATGGGAGTTTCGTTCGACAAGATCGACGGCGTCATCTGGTACGATGGGAAGCTGGTGCCGTGGGCCGACGCCAACGTGCACATTCTCACCCATGGCCTGCATTATGCGAGCTGCGTGTTCGAGGGCGAGCGCGCCTATGGCGGCAGGGTCTTCAAGAGCACCGCGCATTCCGAGCGGCTGAAGAACTCGGCCAACATCCTCGATTTCGAGATTCCGTATTCGGTGGCCGAGATCGACGCCGCAAAACAACTCGTGATCGACAAGAACAGCCTGCCGGATGCCTATCTCCGCCCGATCGCCTGGCGCGGCTCGGAGATGATGGGCGTGTCGGCGCCGACCAACACCATCCATCTCGCCATCGCCGCCTGGGACTGGCCGAGCTATTTCGATCCCGCCGAGAAGCTGAAGGGCATCCGGATCGGCATGGCCGAATACCGCCGGCCCGATCCGGCAACGATTCCGGCGATGGCCAAGGCGTCCGGTCTCTACATGATCTGCACCATCAGCAAGCACAAGGCGGAGCGCGCAGGCTATGCCGACGCCATGATGCTGGACTGGCAGGGCCGCGTCGCCGAATGCACCGGCGCCAACATCTTCTTCATCCAGGACGGCAAGATCCACACGCCGACCGCCGACTGCTTCCTCGCCGGCATCACCCGCGCCACCGCTATCGACCTCGCCAGGCGCCGCGGCATCGAGGTGATCGAGCGCCGCATCATGCCGGAGGAACTCGATGGCTTCACCGAGTGCTTCATCACCGGCACCGCGGCGGAAGTAACCCCGGTGTCGGAGATTGCGGATTGGAAGTTCACGCCCGGCAAGATCTCCGAGCAGTTGATGGCGGACTACACCGCCGAAGTGCAGCCCAAGGATAAGGCCGCGGCGGCCTGA
- a CDS encoding ribonuclease T2, with amino-acid sequence MHRSTVISRLLISLALVVVSARMAFAQDRRQNAPGEFDFYVLALSWSPSFCEAAAERGNSGRSQVQCERPYSFVVHGLWPQYERGFPEYCQRPSPRLDRNIMTSMLDLMPAPGLIFNEWDKHGTCSGLGARAYFESVRKARAAVKIPEEFLQLSEQKTIAPGDLEAAFIKINPGLSSSAISVTCSSRRLSEVRVCLSKDMQFRACEEIDRRACRRDEVVMPPVRGG; translated from the coding sequence ATGCACCGATCCACCGTTATTTCGCGGCTTCTGATTTCGCTGGCGCTTGTTGTCGTCTCCGCCCGGATGGCGTTCGCGCAGGACCGCCGGCAGAACGCCCCGGGCGAGTTCGATTTTTATGTCCTGGCCCTTTCGTGGTCGCCCTCGTTCTGCGAGGCGGCGGCCGAGCGCGGCAATAGCGGGCGCTCACAGGTCCAGTGCGAACGGCCCTATTCGTTCGTGGTTCACGGCCTGTGGCCGCAATATGAGCGCGGCTTTCCCGAATATTGCCAGCGGCCCTCGCCGCGGCTTGATCGCAACATCATGACCTCGATGTTGGACCTGATGCCGGCGCCCGGCCTGATCTTCAATGAGTGGGACAAGCACGGCACCTGTTCGGGCCTTGGCGCGCGGGCCTATTTCGAGAGCGTCCGCAAGGCGCGCGCGGCGGTGAAGATCCCCGAGGAATTCCTGCAATTGTCGGAGCAGAAAACCATTGCTCCAGGCGATCTCGAGGCGGCCTTCATCAAGATCAATCCGGGCCTGAGCAGTTCGGCGATTTCGGTGACCTGCTCGAGCCGGCGACTCAGCGAGGTGCGGGTCTGCCTGAGCAAGGACATGCAATTCCGCGCCTGCGAAGAAATCGACCGCCGCGCCTGCCGCCGCGACGAAGTGGTGATGCCCCCGGTGCGGGGCGGCTGA
- a CDS encoding DUF2314 domain-containing protein, with protein MTSALSICSKCVVAAAVAAALAAFGSPTGAVMAQDRSPVIDLSSGNAEMNAAIAKGRATLPTFWASYDAPKPSETGHSLKARFPNPRNNGEHIWIAEVKKIADGRYSGRFANAPRDLPGKKAGDVVEFKEADISDWMFMRNGKIVGGETIKPLLKAMPKADADALRARMESP; from the coding sequence ATGACCTCAGCTCTCTCAATATGCTCCAAATGCGTCGTGGCGGCTGCCGTTGCGGCGGCCCTCGCGGCTTTCGGCTCCCCGACAGGCGCCGTCATGGCCCAGGACCGTTCCCCGGTGATCGACCTCAGTTCCGGCAACGCGGAGATGAATGCCGCGATCGCAAAGGGGCGGGCCACGCTGCCGACGTTCTGGGCCTCCTACGACGCGCCTAAACCGTCGGAGACCGGTCACTCCCTGAAGGCGCGTTTTCCGAATCCGAGGAACAATGGCGAGCACATCTGGATCGCCGAGGTGAAGAAGATCGCGGACGGCCGCTATTCGGGAAGGTTCGCCAACGCACCGCGCGATCTGCCCGGCAAGAAGGCAGGCGACGTGGTCGAGTTCAAGGAGGCCGACATCTCGGACTGGATGTTCATGCGGAACGGCAAGATCGTCGGTGGCGAGACCATCAAGCCGCTGCTGAAAGCAATGCCGAAGGCCGACGCCGACGCGCTTCGCGCGCGGATGGAATCCCCTTAA
- the rlmJ gene encoding 23S rRNA (adenine(2030)-N(6))-methyltransferase RlmJ — MNYRHAFHAGGFADVIKHIVLVRVLTYLQEKQAPFRVIDTHAGAGRYDLTGEEARRSGEWLTGIARVMQARFSENALPLVTPYLDIVRAFNAPGKLEAYPGSPLIARALLRPQDRLTACEIESGARRQLIDALRRDSQARVVDLDGWTALPAFVPPNERRGLVLIDPSFEQKDEFERLADGLAEAYAKWPTGSYLIWYPVKSRRATDTLARLVAAAAAASKPAGKCLRLEFSVAPQAAAGPLASTGLLIVNPPWTLAGELKTILPELEKPLGQGGAGRFRLETPKP, encoded by the coding sequence ATGAACTACCGACACGCCTTTCACGCCGGCGGCTTTGCCGATGTCATCAAGCACATCGTGCTGGTGCGCGTGCTGACCTATCTGCAGGAAAAGCAGGCCCCGTTTCGCGTCATCGACACCCATGCCGGCGCCGGGCGCTACGATCTCACGGGCGAGGAGGCGCGCCGCAGCGGCGAATGGCTGACCGGCATTGCGCGGGTGATGCAGGCGCGCTTTTCGGAAAACGCGCTGCCGCTGGTGACCCCCTATCTCGATATCGTCAGGGCATTCAACGCGCCGGGCAAGCTTGAGGCCTATCCCGGATCGCCCCTGATCGCCCGCGCGCTGCTGCGGCCGCAGGACCGTCTCACGGCCTGCGAAATCGAGTCTGGCGCGCGCAGGCAACTGATCGATGCGCTGCGCCGCGACAGCCAGGCGCGGGTAGTCGATCTCGACGGCTGGACAGCGCTGCCGGCCTTTGTGCCGCCCAACGAGCGGCGCGGTCTGGTGCTGATCGATCCCTCGTTCGAGCAAAAGGACGAATTCGAGCGGCTGGCCGACGGACTGGCCGAGGCCTACGCGAAATGGCCGACCGGCAGCTATCTGATCTGGTATCCGGTGAAGAGCCGGCGCGCCACCGACACCCTGGCACGCCTTGTCGCGGCCGCTGCCGCCGCCAGCAAGCCGGCCGGGAAATGTCTGCGGCTCGAATTTTCCGTTGCGCCGCAGGCGGCGGCCGGCCCCCTCGCCTCCACCGGCCTCCTGATCGTCAATCCGCCGTGGACGCTGGCGGGCGAATTGAAGACAATTCTCCCCGAACTCGAAAAGCCGCTCGGTCAGGGCGGAGCCGGCCGTTTCAGGCTCGAGACGCCTAAGCCCTGA